From Streptomyces qinzhouensis, one genomic window encodes:
- a CDS encoding NAD(P)-dependent alcohol dehydrogenase — MKAIVQDAYGSEGLLDLRDIDRPVPGDDEVLVEVRAAGVGPEVWHLMTGRPYAARVALGLRRPKNPVRGRDGAGRVEAVGAKVTGFKAGDEVFGTCEGSFAEYARAKADRIVLKPAGLTFEQAAALPVSGMTALQALSGRSRPQPGQRVLVIGASGGVGTYAVQLATGYGAEVTGVCGPAGADLVRSLGATHVIDYTREGITEGPHRYDVIVDNAGLRPLSVLRRALTPRGALVIVGGEGGSSFLGGTSRGLRAVLLSPFVAQHLRNLVSLSRREDLLTLRDLTEKGRITPVVDRVYPLAEAPAAMRHLRQGHPRGKLVVTV; from the coding sequence ATGAAGGCGATCGTTCAGGACGCGTACGGGTCGGAGGGTCTCCTGGACCTGCGTGACATCGACCGCCCCGTGCCGGGCGACGACGAGGTGCTGGTGGAGGTGCGTGCCGCCGGTGTGGGGCCCGAGGTGTGGCACCTGATGACCGGCAGGCCGTATGCGGCGCGGGTCGCCCTCGGGCTTCGCAGGCCCAAGAACCCGGTCCGGGGCCGGGACGGGGCCGGGCGGGTCGAGGCGGTCGGGGCGAAGGTGACCGGCTTCAAGGCGGGGGACGAGGTGTTCGGTACCTGCGAGGGGTCTTTCGCCGAGTATGCGCGTGCCAAGGCCGACAGGATCGTGCTCAAGCCGGCCGGCCTCACGTTCGAGCAGGCCGCAGCCCTCCCCGTATCCGGTATGACCGCCCTCCAGGCCCTCAGCGGCAGGTCCCGTCCCCAGCCGGGTCAGCGGGTCCTCGTCATCGGCGCGTCGGGCGGCGTGGGAACGTACGCGGTCCAGCTCGCCACGGGCTACGGCGCCGAGGTCACCGGTGTCTGCGGTCCCGCCGGCGCGGACCTTGTCCGGTCCCTGGGCGCCACCCACGTCATCGACTACACGCGCGAGGGCATCACCGAGGGCCCGCACCGTTATGACGTCATCGTCGACAACGCGGGGCTTCGGCCCCTTTCCGTACTCCGCCGGGCCCTCACACCACGCGGCGCTCTCGTCATCGTCGGCGGCGAGGGCGGGAGCAGTTTCCTCGGCGGTACGAGCCGTGGCCTGCGGGCCGTCCTGCTCTCCCCGTTCGTCGCCCAGCACCTCCGCAATCTCGTCTCCCTCAGCCGCCGCGAGGACCTCCTGACCCTGAGGGACCTCACCGAGAAGGGCCGGATCACTCCGGTCGTCGACCGCGTCTATCCTCTCGCCGAGGCACCCGCGGCCATGCGCCATCTGCGGCAGGGCCACCCGCGGGGCAAGCTCGTCGTCACCGTCTGA
- a CDS encoding VOC family protein has protein sequence MFHLDHMALGVSDLTDSVRRLAEQTGLGNYEGGVFPGGIRNWIFPLGEDVYLEVESATGATGGPAAWFQRATGDGSEHWMFWCLRADTREELEQVASRLGSEVQVIPGRREPDGTRRVVTSAPAGEVALRARQAGLPNWYYRDDPAKNPARREVTGDRTAAGVAWLEVAGDREQFREHIGPETFDRLPLRFVPGEPGLHTVAVRTADGAEIVIRRTPAGQDTF, from the coding sequence GTGTTCCACCTCGACCATATGGCCCTCGGCGTATCGGATCTCACCGACAGCGTGCGCAGACTGGCAGAGCAGACCGGACTGGGCAACTACGAGGGCGGTGTGTTCCCCGGCGGGATACGCAACTGGATCTTTCCCCTCGGCGAGGACGTCTACCTGGAAGTGGAGAGCGCCACCGGGGCGACCGGCGGCCCCGCGGCATGGTTCCAGCGCGCCACCGGCGACGGAAGCGAGCACTGGATGTTCTGGTGCCTGCGCGCGGACACCCGTGAGGAACTGGAACAGGTCGCTTCACGGCTGGGCAGCGAAGTCCAGGTGATCCCGGGGCGCAGGGAACCCGACGGCACCCGTCGCGTGGTGACCAGCGCACCGGCCGGAGAGGTCGCGCTGCGGGCACGACAGGCGGGCCTGCCGAACTGGTACTACCGCGACGACCCGGCCAAGAACCCCGCCCGCCGCGAGGTGACCGGCGACCGGACCGCGGCCGGCGTCGCCTGGCTCGAAGTGGCGGGCGACCGGGAGCAGTTCCGCGAGCACATCGGACCGGAGACCTTCGACCGGCTGCCCCTGCGATTCGTCCCCGGCGAACCGGGACTGCACACAGTCGCGGTGCGCACCGCCGACGGTGCGGAGATCGTCATCCGGCGAACCCCCGCCGGACAGGACACCTTCTGA
- a CDS encoding methyltransferase translates to MTDSTRPPDGTPEQRRSNALIVAQALEFLYPAALRAAAAVGVADHLANGPRTPAELAAATGTDEQSLHRVLRLLATRGLFEQDDAGRFGLTADGDALRTEAQVSARAAVLMLTDPTMWRPAGEMTRCLTDGGSAFDAVFGTDFFTHFARDARTAAVFHTGMASMSDAENGPIAQSWNFPENATVVDVGGGHGGLLRQVLATGAALRGILHDQGHVLAGHALATPVPGGADPAGRWQTTEGDFFHSVPAGDVLMLKRILHDWDDHQCTTILRNCRAALAPGGHVLVIDAVVPDGDTPHQAKTLDLMMMASLTGRERTEADFSHLLATAGLRLDRVVPTPAVLSIVVATASDTPAS, encoded by the coding sequence ATGACCGACAGCACACGCCCGCCGGACGGGACACCGGAGCAACGGCGGAGCAACGCCCTGATCGTGGCGCAGGCCCTGGAATTCCTCTACCCCGCCGCACTGCGCGCCGCCGCGGCCGTCGGCGTCGCGGACCACCTCGCCAACGGCCCGCGCACCCCGGCCGAACTCGCGGCGGCCACCGGCACCGACGAACAGAGCCTCCACCGGGTACTGCGACTGCTGGCCACCCGGGGCCTGTTCGAACAGGACGACGCGGGACGCTTCGGCCTCACCGCGGACGGCGACGCGCTGCGCACCGAGGCACAGGTATCGGCCCGCGCCGCGGTACTCATGCTCACGGATCCGACGATGTGGCGCCCCGCCGGTGAGATGACCCGATGTCTCACCGACGGCGGCTCCGCCTTCGACGCCGTCTTCGGCACCGACTTCTTCACGCACTTCGCACGGGACGCCCGGACCGCCGCCGTCTTCCACACCGGCATGGCATCCATGTCGGACGCGGAGAACGGACCCATCGCGCAGAGCTGGAACTTCCCCGAAAACGCCACCGTCGTCGACGTGGGCGGCGGCCACGGCGGTCTGCTCCGCCAAGTACTGGCGACCGGGGCCGCACTACGCGGCATCCTCCACGACCAAGGCCACGTCCTGGCGGGCCACGCACTCGCCACCCCCGTCCCAGGCGGCGCCGACCCGGCCGGCCGCTGGCAGACCACCGAGGGAGACTTCTTCCACTCGGTACCGGCCGGAGACGTACTCATGCTCAAACGAATCCTGCACGACTGGGACGACCACCAGTGCACGACCATCCTGCGCAACTGCCGTGCCGCCCTGGCCCCGGGCGGCCACGTCCTGGTGATCGACGCGGTGGTCCCGGACGGCGACACCCCTCACCAGGCCAAGACCCTGGATCTGATGATGATGGCGTCACTGACCGGCCGGGAGCGCACCGAGGCCGACTTCTCCCACCTCCTCGCCACGGCCGGACTACGCCTCGACCGAGTCGTCCCCACCCCGGCGGTGCTGTCCATCGTGGTGGCCACCGCCTCGGACACCCCCGCCTCCTGA
- a CDS encoding RICIN domain-containing protein, translating into MLTTLAVLAAALGVITGPAALAAPEAAVPADPPGTQVSVETFAAKCLDVRTQDSGAPLVQADCDSNSRTQRFWLNTVSGGVEIRTAGNLCLDLEGAKRGNGTKIVQYPCGTLPRFTQTFLTFPAGVGLSTIHTIDLRCFDVENADEAAGAGIIQYSCSGDSNQSFRLREI; encoded by the coding sequence GTGCTGACCACTCTGGCTGTCTTAGCTGCCGCCCTGGGTGTCATCACGGGTCCGGCGGCTCTGGCCGCGCCGGAAGCCGCTGTGCCGGCCGATCCGCCGGGAACCCAGGTATCCGTCGAGACCTTCGCTGCCAAGTGTCTGGATGTGCGGACCCAGGACAGTGGTGCTCCCCTCGTTCAGGCCGATTGCGACAGCAACTCCCGCACTCAGCGATTCTGGCTGAACACCGTTTCCGGTGGTGTGGAGATCCGTACTGCCGGAAATCTCTGTCTCGACCTGGAGGGCGCGAAGCGCGGCAACGGGACAAAGATTGTCCAGTACCCGTGCGGGACGCTCCCCAGGTTCACCCAGACGTTCCTCACCTTCCCGGCCGGTGTCGGCTTGTCCACGATCCATACCATTGACCTCAGGTGTTTCGACGTCGAGAACGCCGACGAAGCGGCTGGGGCGGGCATCATCCAGTACAGCTGCAGCGGCGATTCCAACCAGAGTTTCAGGCTCCGCGAGATCTAG
- a CDS encoding alpha/beta fold hydrolase, whose translation MTLTIPGFDYIRLPGADGVELAAAVGGSGSPVVLLHGFPQTHLMWRHVAERLAGEHTVICPDLRGYGASDKPAATDPDVYAKRAMAADVVTLAAALGHERFALVGHDRGALVAFRAGLDHPETITHLGILDIVPTLDMWDVLHGTSAAVGYHLFLMAQPPGLPEAMIAGSADAFFGSFFDAWADDPAAVPEDVRAEYLRASAAAVMSIVADYRASAGIDVTHDQADLDAGSQLAMPVTVVQQDWGAQLGYDAAGVWKAWAPDLDHRLTRAGHFMAEEAPDEITAVIRGLLAR comes from the coding sequence ATGACGCTTACCATTCCCGGCTTCGATTACATCCGGCTGCCCGGTGCGGACGGTGTGGAGCTGGCTGCGGCTGTCGGCGGCAGCGGCAGTCCGGTCGTGCTGTTGCACGGTTTTCCCCAGACTCATCTGATGTGGCGGCACGTCGCCGAGCGGCTCGCCGGCGAGCACACGGTGATCTGTCCTGACCTGCGGGGTTACGGTGCCAGCGATAAGCCGGCGGCGACCGATCCCGATGTGTACGCCAAGCGTGCCATGGCCGCCGACGTGGTGACCCTGGCGGCGGCCCTGGGCCACGAGCGCTTCGCCCTCGTCGGCCACGACCGGGGTGCGCTGGTCGCCTTCCGGGCGGGGCTGGACCACCCCGAGACCATCACGCACCTGGGCATCCTCGACATCGTGCCGACACTCGACATGTGGGACGTCCTGCATGGCACCTCGGCGGCGGTCGGCTACCACCTCTTCCTGATGGCGCAGCCGCCGGGCCTGCCGGAGGCGATGATCGCCGGCAGCGCGGACGCGTTCTTCGGTTCGTTCTTCGATGCCTGGGCCGACGACCCGGCCGCCGTGCCCGAGGATGTACGTGCCGAGTACTTGCGCGCGAGCGCCGCGGCAGTGATGTCGATCGTCGCGGACTACCGGGCTTCGGCGGGCATCGATGTCACGCACGACCAGGCGGACCTGGACGCCGGGTCGCAGCTGGCCATGCCCGTGACGGTCGTCCAGCAGGACTGGGGTGCACAGCTCGGCTACGACGCTGCCGGGGTGTGGAAGGCGTGGGCGCCGGACCTGGACCACCGGCTGACCCGCGCCGGGCATTTCATGGCCGAGGAGGCACCCGACGAGATTACAGCCGTGATCCGGGGCCTGCTGGCCCGCTGA
- a CDS encoding AfsR/SARP family transcriptional regulator produces the protein MRIDVLGAVRALHDDGSPVDLGGPRHREVLARLVAAEGRMVTTDTLVDDLWTDPPARAVGALRTFVAALRRALEPDRPPREPPRIIVTEGPGYTLRLPREDVDVHRFQDTLARARRNPGAVTDLGTVLADWRGPAYADVTGSPWAQRERTRLEELRLEGTELRARILLDSGTGAELVAGLGAHVTEHPWREPAWGLLARALHRAGRQADALATLRRARTMLVDQLGLDPGADLQRLEKDILNGTVPPEDTPTAWTGPGVRLGPRTTVDLARTLALAGGDALVQSRRDRLAAIQAAERTGDLTLTARIIAAYDVPAVWSRADDPEQSRAVVAAAERTLTGLGPDGPADLRARLLATIAVESRRADLSSTELKRAQQAARKAEALARDLADPALLAFALNGVFLQSFTRPGLAEERDRIGTEILNLATRHELPNFAVLGRLVRLQSASALGDLDAAASHAEAAEQLSATTEAPLVSVLTTWFRARAAAARSTEPGGPTAATAAAHYRTAEDALRAAGMPGLHRGLFPLALLGLRLLHDRPAPTDPHLDWGPYRPWAQPLVLLAQDRGEQARTALAAMPEPPRDHMQEAMWCLTARAAVRLGERGIAAHAEAALRDARAEHAGAAGGMLTLGPVARYLAEAEACAGAG, from the coding sequence ATGCGAATCGACGTCCTCGGTGCCGTGCGAGCCCTCCACGACGACGGCAGCCCGGTTGACCTGGGCGGACCCCGCCACCGCGAGGTACTCGCAAGACTCGTCGCCGCCGAGGGACGCATGGTCACCACCGACACCCTCGTCGATGACCTGTGGACCGACCCACCTGCCCGCGCCGTGGGCGCTCTGCGCACCTTCGTCGCCGCGCTGCGCCGCGCCCTCGAACCCGACCGGCCACCCCGCGAACCGCCGCGCATCATCGTCACCGAAGGACCCGGCTACACGCTGCGCCTGCCACGCGAGGACGTGGACGTCCACCGGTTCCAGGACACCCTGGCCCGAGCCCGCCGCAACCCCGGCGCCGTGACCGACCTCGGCACGGTACTCGCGGACTGGCGCGGCCCCGCCTACGCCGATGTGACCGGCTCCCCATGGGCGCAGCGCGAACGGACCCGGCTGGAGGAGCTGAGGCTGGAGGGGACGGAACTGCGCGCCCGTATCCTCCTCGACTCCGGGACAGGGGCCGAGCTCGTCGCCGGGCTGGGCGCCCATGTCACCGAACATCCGTGGCGCGAGCCGGCCTGGGGGCTGCTTGCCCGCGCACTGCACCGCGCGGGCCGCCAGGCCGACGCGCTGGCCACCCTCCGCCGCGCCCGCACGATGCTCGTCGACCAACTCGGGCTCGACCCCGGTGCCGACCTCCAACGCCTGGAGAAGGACATCCTCAACGGGACCGTGCCTCCCGAAGACACACCGACCGCGTGGACCGGCCCCGGCGTCCGGCTCGGCCCCCGCACCACCGTAGACCTGGCCCGCACCCTCGCACTGGCGGGCGGCGACGCCCTCGTCCAGTCGCGGCGCGACCGCCTCGCCGCCATCCAGGCGGCGGAACGCACCGGGGACCTCACTCTGACCGCCCGGATCATCGCAGCCTACGACGTGCCCGCCGTCTGGAGCCGGGCCGACGACCCCGAGCAGTCCCGCGCCGTCGTCGCGGCTGCCGAGCGCACGCTCACCGGGCTCGGCCCCGACGGCCCCGCCGACCTGCGCGCCCGCCTCCTGGCCACGATCGCCGTCGAGAGCCGCAGAGCCGATCTGTCCAGCACCGAACTGAAACGCGCGCAGCAGGCCGCACGGAAGGCCGAGGCACTGGCACGGGACCTGGCCGATCCGGCCCTGCTGGCCTTCGCCCTCAACGGGGTGTTCCTGCAGTCCTTCACCCGCCCCGGCCTCGCGGAGGAACGGGACCGGATCGGCACCGAGATCCTCAACCTGGCCACCCGGCACGAACTGCCGAACTTCGCCGTACTCGGCCGACTCGTCCGCCTGCAATCCGCCTCCGCCCTCGGCGACCTCGACGCCGCGGCCTCCCACGCCGAGGCAGCCGAACAACTCTCAGCCACCACCGAGGCACCCCTCGTCTCCGTCCTCACCACCTGGTTCAGGGCCCGGGCCGCGGCCGCCCGCAGCACCGAACCCGGCGGACCCACCGCCGCCACAGCCGCAGCGCACTACCGCACCGCCGAGGACGCCCTCCGGGCAGCCGGAATGCCGGGGCTGCACCGCGGCCTGTTCCCGCTCGCCCTCCTGGGACTGCGCCTCCTGCACGACCGGCCCGCACCCACCGACCCACACCTCGACTGGGGCCCCTACCGACCCTGGGCGCAACCCCTCGTACTGCTCGCCCAGGACCGGGGCGAGCAGGCCCGCACCGCCCTCGCCGCAATGCCCGAACCACCGCGTGACCACATGCAGGAGGCCATGTGGTGCCTGACCGCCCGCGCCGCCGTACGCCTCGGCGAGCGCGGAATCGCCGCGCACGCCGAAGCCGCCTTGCGCGATGCCCGCGCAGAACACGCCGGCGCCGCCGGCGGAATGCTGACCCTGGGCCCGGTGGCGCGATACCTGGCAGAGGCGGAGGCATGCGCCGGAGCGGGGTGA
- a CDS encoding NAD-dependent epimerase/dehydratase family protein, which produces MHSATRRAPAGLVTVTGSSGRVGAALAEALDAAGWVVRGVDRIPGRWTSVVGDLRNRPVRRAALESADVLVHTAALHAPHVGRLADEEFRAVNVGATAGLLDDADRLGARRVLYISSTSVYGHALESTDRAVWVDEQLAPLPRDIYDETKLAAEELVAGCPVSSVTLRISRCFPEPLSVRARHLLHRAVDVADVAAAGVLAVAHPTVTGRFNISGPHPFHREDCLALSRDAGAVLAERVPDVVRAFRDQGWPVPDRLDRVYDSTAAANAFGYRPVRGVRQLLRDAADGPGLE; this is translated from the coding sequence GTGCACTCAGCGACGAGAAGAGCCCCCGCTGGGCTGGTTACGGTTACCGGGAGTTCGGGCCGAGTCGGAGCGGCCCTGGCCGAGGCACTGGACGCGGCCGGCTGGGTGGTCCGCGGCGTGGACCGGATTCCCGGCCGCTGGACGAGCGTCGTCGGAGACCTGCGAAACCGGCCGGTGCGACGGGCCGCATTAGAGTCGGCCGATGTCCTGGTCCATACTGCCGCGCTGCACGCCCCGCATGTCGGCCGCCTGGCCGATGAAGAGTTCCGAGCGGTGAACGTAGGTGCGACCGCGGGCCTGCTCGACGACGCTGACCGCCTCGGCGCCCGGCGGGTTCTCTACATCAGCAGTACGAGTGTGTACGGACACGCCCTGGAGTCCACCGACCGTGCTGTCTGGGTGGACGAGCAGCTCGCGCCGCTTCCCAGGGACATCTACGACGAGACCAAACTGGCTGCGGAGGAGTTGGTCGCCGGCTGCCCGGTTTCTTCGGTCACGCTGCGCATATCGCGGTGCTTTCCGGAGCCGCTGTCGGTGCGAGCCCGTCACCTGCTCCACCGGGCAGTCGATGTTGCCGACGTGGCAGCGGCGGGGGTCCTGGCCGTGGCACACCCCACTGTTACCGGCAGGTTCAATATCTCCGGGCCGCACCCGTTTCACCGCGAGGACTGCCTTGCCCTTTCCCGCGATGCGGGCGCGGTGCTCGCCGAACGGGTTCCGGACGTCGTCCGGGCATTCCGCGACCAGGGGTGGCCGGTGCCCGATCGTCTGGACCGGGTGTACGACTCGACTGCCGCAGCGAACGCGTTCGGTTACCGGCCTGTTCGCGGAGTCCGGCAACTGCTGCGCGATGCCGCGGATGGTCCGGGCCTCGAGTGA